The following are encoded together in the Zingiber officinale cultivar Zhangliang chromosome 8A, Zo_v1.1, whole genome shotgun sequence genome:
- the LOC122012075 gene encoding ubiquitin-conjugating enzyme E2-23 kDa-like isoform X2, which yields MMNDYKVEMVNDGMQEFFVNFHGPNESLYQGGIWRVRVELPDAYPYKSPSIGFVNKIYHPNVDEMSGSVCLDVINQTWSPMFDLVNAFEVFLPQLLLYPNPSDPLNGEAAALMMRDRPAYEQKVKEYCQKYAKPEDVDATQGDKSSDEELSEAEYDSSDEPLVGKPD from the exons ATGATGAATGACTACAAGGTGGAGATGGTGAACGATGGGATGCAGGAATTCTTCGTGAATTTCCACGGCCCCAACGAGA GCCTTTATCAAGGAGGGATCTGGAGGGTAAGGGTGGAACTGCCAGATGCATATCCTTACAAATCTCCATCCATTGGATTTGTCAATAAGATATATCATCCTAATGTGGATGAAAT GTCTGGTTCAGTTTGTTTGGATGTAATCAACCAAACTTGGAGTCCCATGTTTG ATCTTGTTAATGCATTTGAGGTTTTCCTTCCGCAACTTCTTTTATATCCAAATCCTTCAGACCCATTGAATGGGGAGGCTGCAGCATTAATGATGCGGGATCGACCTGCTTATGAGCAGAAAGTGAAAG AATACTGTCAGAAATACGCAAAGCCTGAAGACGTAGATGCTACTCAAGGAGATAAATCAAGTGATGAAGAGCTGAGTGAAGCTGAATACGATTCTAGTGATGAACCACTGGTCGGGAAACCTGATTAG
- the LOC122012072 gene encoding nuclear transport factor 2-like isoform X2, giving the protein MASLYPCHFSAVQVGAYFLEHYYGILQQQPELVHQFYTEGSSMVRVDGTATESATGMQIHHLVMCLNFKGIEIKSAHSLESLNGGVLVMVSGYVQLEDYSIRRKFVQTFFLAPQEKGYYILNDMFHFLEEEHIFEHPATLVSQTDFGTKLNMSSPVPEAVPDYILQDEVQAQDLLSLVQAEENDTVENYSIPEAPQQLPVLDERLGESFAEETVPYPIALETTRDPPPATAEEPVGEPTKHTYASILRAKGQSGPSMHPSPVVKTSLVGSEQAHSFSQQSHPAIFPENTGSEAIEEALVVEDEVDSRSVYVGNLPSSISTSDLEQVFKNFGKLRPDGVFIRSRKESDVFYAFIEYQDAIGVQNALKASPIQLNGRLIHVEGRRPNSGVSRGRRGRGRGYPSEASGGRVGGRTFGRGIRQDSNDKDYISRARGSGYAQPIQERDY; this is encoded by the exons ATGGCTTCTCTTTACCCGTGTCACTTCAGTGCTGTCCAG GTTGGTGCGTATTTCTTGGAGCATTACTATGGGATTCTCCAGCAGCAGCCGGAACTAGTACACCAGTTCTACACGGAAGGGAGTTCAATGGTGCGTGTTGATGGGACTGCAACAGAATCTGCGACTGGGATG CAAATTCATCATCTTGTTATGTGCCttaatttcaaggggatagagaTTAAGTCTGCCCATTCTTTGGAGTCTTTGAATGGTGGAGTTTTGGTGATGGTTTCTGGTTATGTGCAGTTGGAGGATTATAGTATTAGGAGGAAATTTGTGCAGACCTTTTTTCTTGCTCCTCAAGAGAAAGGATATTATATTCTCAATGACATGTTTCACTTCCTTGAGGAGGAACATATTTTTGAGCACCCTGCGACCCTTGTATCTCAGACTGATTTTGGGACCAAGTTAAACATGTCGAGTCCTGTACCAGAAGCAG TTCCTGACTATATACTACAAGATGAAGTTCAGGCTCAGGACTTGTTGTCTCTAGTGCAGGCGGAAGAAAATGACACAGTAGAGAATTATAGCATCCCTGAAGCACCACAACAACTTCCAGTTTTGGATGAACGATTAGGTGAATCTTTTGCTGAAGAGACTGTGCCATATCCAATTGCCTTGGAGACCACAAGAGATCCACCTCCTGCAACCGCTGAAGAACCTGTTGGAGAGCCAACTAAGCACACATATGCCTCCATT CTTCGGGCTAAAGGCCAATCTGGTCCATCTATGCATCCATCACCTGTAGTAAAGACATCTCTGGTGGGTTCAGAACAGGCCCATTCCTTTTCCCAACAATCCCATCCTGCTATTTTTCCTGAGAATACTGGCTCCGAGGCAATTGAGGAGGCTCTAGTAGTTGAGGATGAAG TTGATTCCAGATCTGTTTATGTTGGAAATCTTCCTTCATCTATCTCGACTTCAGACCTTGAGCAAGTCTTTAAGAATTTTGGTAAATTGAGACCAGATGGTGTTTTTATTAGAAGCCGGAAG GAGTCTGATGTTTTTTATGCTTTCATTGAATATCAAGATGCCATTGGTGTACAAAATGCACTTAAG GCATCTCCAATACAGTTAAATGGGAGATTGATTCATGTCGAGGGGAGAAGACCTAATAGCGGTGTATCACGAGGAA GAAGGGGCAGAGGCAGAGGATACCCATCTGAGGCCTCAGGAGGACGTGTTGGTGGTCGAACTTTTGGGCGAGGTATCAGGCAAGATAGCAATGACAAAGACTATATTAGTCGGGCAAGGGGAAGTGGATACGCTCAACCAATTCAAGAAAGAGACTATTAA
- the LOC122012072 gene encoding nuclear transport factor 2-like isoform X3 produces the protein MASLYPCHFSAVQVGAYFLEHYYGILQQQPELVHQFYTEGSSMVRVDGTATESATGMVQIHHLVMCLNFKGIEIKSAHSLESLNGGVLVMVSGYVQLEDYSIRRKFVQTFFLAPQEKGYYILNDMFHFLEEEHIFEHPATLVSQTDFGTKLNMSSPVPEAVQAEENDTVENYSIPEAPQQLPVLDERLGESFAEETVPYPIALETTRDPPPATAEEPVGEPTKHTYASILRAKGQSGPSMHPSPVVKTSLVGSEQAHSFSQQSHPAIFPENTGSEAIEEALVVEDEVDSRSVYVGNLPSSISTSDLEQVFKNFGKLRPDGVFIRSRKESDVFYAFIEYQDAIGVQNALKASPIQLNGRLIHVEGRRPNSGVSRGRRGRGRGYPSEASGGRVGGRTFGRGIRQDSNDKDYISRARGSGYAQPIQERDY, from the exons ATGGCTTCTCTTTACCCGTGTCACTTCAGTGCTGTCCAG GTTGGTGCGTATTTCTTGGAGCATTACTATGGGATTCTCCAGCAGCAGCCGGAACTAGTACACCAGTTCTACACGGAAGGGAGTTCAATGGTGCGTGTTGATGGGACTGCAACAGAATCTGCGACTGGGATGGTG CAAATTCATCATCTTGTTATGTGCCttaatttcaaggggatagagaTTAAGTCTGCCCATTCTTTGGAGTCTTTGAATGGTGGAGTTTTGGTGATGGTTTCTGGTTATGTGCAGTTGGAGGATTATAGTATTAGGAGGAAATTTGTGCAGACCTTTTTTCTTGCTCCTCAAGAGAAAGGATATTATATTCTCAATGACATGTTTCACTTCCTTGAGGAGGAACATATTTTTGAGCACCCTGCGACCCTTGTATCTCAGACTGATTTTGGGACCAAGTTAAACATGTCGAGTCCTGTACCAGAAGCAG TGCAGGCGGAAGAAAATGACACAGTAGAGAATTATAGCATCCCTGAAGCACCACAACAACTTCCAGTTTTGGATGAACGATTAGGTGAATCTTTTGCTGAAGAGACTGTGCCATATCCAATTGCCTTGGAGACCACAAGAGATCCACCTCCTGCAACCGCTGAAGAACCTGTTGGAGAGCCAACTAAGCACACATATGCCTCCATT CTTCGGGCTAAAGGCCAATCTGGTCCATCTATGCATCCATCACCTGTAGTAAAGACATCTCTGGTGGGTTCAGAACAGGCCCATTCCTTTTCCCAACAATCCCATCCTGCTATTTTTCCTGAGAATACTGGCTCCGAGGCAATTGAGGAGGCTCTAGTAGTTGAGGATGAAG TTGATTCCAGATCTGTTTATGTTGGAAATCTTCCTTCATCTATCTCGACTTCAGACCTTGAGCAAGTCTTTAAGAATTTTGGTAAATTGAGACCAGATGGTGTTTTTATTAGAAGCCGGAAG GAGTCTGATGTTTTTTATGCTTTCATTGAATATCAAGATGCCATTGGTGTACAAAATGCACTTAAG GCATCTCCAATACAGTTAAATGGGAGATTGATTCATGTCGAGGGGAGAAGACCTAATAGCGGTGTATCACGAGGAA GAAGGGGCAGAGGCAGAGGATACCCATCTGAGGCCTCAGGAGGACGTGTTGGTGGTCGAACTTTTGGGCGAGGTATCAGGCAAGATAGCAATGACAAAGACTATATTAGTCGGGCAAGGGGAAGTGGATACGCTCAACCAATTCAAGAAAGAGACTATTAA
- the LOC122012073 gene encoding 60S ribosomal protein L21-1-like, with the protein MPAGHGVRSRTRDLFSRPFRKKGYIPLTTYLRTYKIGDYVDIKVNGAVHKGMPHKFYHGRTGSVWNVTKRAIGVEINKQVGNRIIRKRIHVRVEHVLPSRCQEDFRARVKKNDQLKAEAKARGEIISTKRQPEGPKPGFMVEGATLETVTPIPYDVVNDLKGGY; encoded by the exons ATGCCGGCTGGTCATGGTGTTCGTTCCCGCACAAGAGATCTCTTCTCCCGTCCCTTCCGGAAGAAGGGGTACATCCCCCTGACTACCTACCTTCGCACCTATAAGATCGGAGATTATGTCGACATCAAGGTGAACGGCGCCGTTCACAAGGGCATGCCGCACAAGTTCTACCATGGCCGTACCGGTAGCGTCTGGAATGTCACTAAGCGCGCCATCGGCGTCGAAATCAACAAGCAG GTTGGCAATCGGATTATCAGGAAGAGAATTCATGTCCGTGTGGAGCATGTGCTGCCTTCCAGGTGCCAAGAAGACTTCCGTGCGAGGGTGAAGAAGAACGACCAACTAAAGGCTGAGGCGAAAGCTAGAGGTGAAATCATCAGCACTAAGCGCCAACCAGAGGGCCCTAAGCCTGGCTTCATGGTAGAAGGTGCTACACTTGAGACTGTCACGCCTATCCCATATGATGTGGTCAACGACCTCAAGGGTGGGTATTAG
- the LOC122012075 gene encoding ubiquitin-conjugating enzyme E2-23 kDa-like isoform X1 yields MSSPSKRREMDLMKLMMNDYKVEMVNDGMQEFFVNFHGPNESLYQGGIWRVRVELPDAYPYKSPSIGFVNKIYHPNVDEMSGSVCLDVINQTWSPMFDLVNAFEVFLPQLLLYPNPSDPLNGEAAALMMRDRPAYEQKVKEYCQKYAKPEDVDATQGDKSSDEELSEAEYDSSDEPLVGKPD; encoded by the exons ATGTCGTCCCCCAGCAAGCGCCGCGAGATGGACCTGATGAAGCT GATGATGAATGACTACAAGGTGGAGATGGTGAACGATGGGATGCAGGAATTCTTCGTGAATTTCCACGGCCCCAACGAGA GCCTTTATCAAGGAGGGATCTGGAGGGTAAGGGTGGAACTGCCAGATGCATATCCTTACAAATCTCCATCCATTGGATTTGTCAATAAGATATATCATCCTAATGTGGATGAAAT GTCTGGTTCAGTTTGTTTGGATGTAATCAACCAAACTTGGAGTCCCATGTTTG ATCTTGTTAATGCATTTGAGGTTTTCCTTCCGCAACTTCTTTTATATCCAAATCCTTCAGACCCATTGAATGGGGAGGCTGCAGCATTAATGATGCGGGATCGACCTGCTTATGAGCAGAAAGTGAAAG AATACTGTCAGAAATACGCAAAGCCTGAAGACGTAGATGCTACTCAAGGAGATAAATCAAGTGATGAAGAGCTGAGTGAAGCTGAATACGATTCTAGTGATGAACCACTGGTCGGGAAACCTGATTAG
- the LOC122012072 gene encoding nuclear transport factor 2-like isoform X1 — MASLYPCHFSAVQVGAYFLEHYYGILQQQPELVHQFYTEGSSMVRVDGTATESATGMVQIHHLVMCLNFKGIEIKSAHSLESLNGGVLVMVSGYVQLEDYSIRRKFVQTFFLAPQEKGYYILNDMFHFLEEEHIFEHPATLVSQTDFGTKLNMSSPVPEAVPDYILQDEVQAQDLLSLVQAEENDTVENYSIPEAPQQLPVLDERLGESFAEETVPYPIALETTRDPPPATAEEPVGEPTKHTYASILRAKGQSGPSMHPSPVVKTSLVGSEQAHSFSQQSHPAIFPENTGSEAIEEALVVEDEVDSRSVYVGNLPSSISTSDLEQVFKNFGKLRPDGVFIRSRKESDVFYAFIEYQDAIGVQNALKASPIQLNGRLIHVEGRRPNSGVSRGRRGRGRGYPSEASGGRVGGRTFGRGIRQDSNDKDYISRARGSGYAQPIQERDY; from the exons ATGGCTTCTCTTTACCCGTGTCACTTCAGTGCTGTCCAG GTTGGTGCGTATTTCTTGGAGCATTACTATGGGATTCTCCAGCAGCAGCCGGAACTAGTACACCAGTTCTACACGGAAGGGAGTTCAATGGTGCGTGTTGATGGGACTGCAACAGAATCTGCGACTGGGATGGTG CAAATTCATCATCTTGTTATGTGCCttaatttcaaggggatagagaTTAAGTCTGCCCATTCTTTGGAGTCTTTGAATGGTGGAGTTTTGGTGATGGTTTCTGGTTATGTGCAGTTGGAGGATTATAGTATTAGGAGGAAATTTGTGCAGACCTTTTTTCTTGCTCCTCAAGAGAAAGGATATTATATTCTCAATGACATGTTTCACTTCCTTGAGGAGGAACATATTTTTGAGCACCCTGCGACCCTTGTATCTCAGACTGATTTTGGGACCAAGTTAAACATGTCGAGTCCTGTACCAGAAGCAG TTCCTGACTATATACTACAAGATGAAGTTCAGGCTCAGGACTTGTTGTCTCTAGTGCAGGCGGAAGAAAATGACACAGTAGAGAATTATAGCATCCCTGAAGCACCACAACAACTTCCAGTTTTGGATGAACGATTAGGTGAATCTTTTGCTGAAGAGACTGTGCCATATCCAATTGCCTTGGAGACCACAAGAGATCCACCTCCTGCAACCGCTGAAGAACCTGTTGGAGAGCCAACTAAGCACACATATGCCTCCATT CTTCGGGCTAAAGGCCAATCTGGTCCATCTATGCATCCATCACCTGTAGTAAAGACATCTCTGGTGGGTTCAGAACAGGCCCATTCCTTTTCCCAACAATCCCATCCTGCTATTTTTCCTGAGAATACTGGCTCCGAGGCAATTGAGGAGGCTCTAGTAGTTGAGGATGAAG TTGATTCCAGATCTGTTTATGTTGGAAATCTTCCTTCATCTATCTCGACTTCAGACCTTGAGCAAGTCTTTAAGAATTTTGGTAAATTGAGACCAGATGGTGTTTTTATTAGAAGCCGGAAG GAGTCTGATGTTTTTTATGCTTTCATTGAATATCAAGATGCCATTGGTGTACAAAATGCACTTAAG GCATCTCCAATACAGTTAAATGGGAGATTGATTCATGTCGAGGGGAGAAGACCTAATAGCGGTGTATCACGAGGAA GAAGGGGCAGAGGCAGAGGATACCCATCTGAGGCCTCAGGAGGACGTGTTGGTGGTCGAACTTTTGGGCGAGGTATCAGGCAAGATAGCAATGACAAAGACTATATTAGTCGGGCAAGGGGAAGTGGATACGCTCAACCAATTCAAGAAAGAGACTATTAA
- the LOC122012074 gene encoding E3 ubiquitin-protein ligase APD2-like has translation METTTFLFLPLSHPSLPSSSASSPPSSPPPPPPPPPPSTTPTVSHRMNILVTNVPSWQINDDAWSCLVILLTFWFFAASMTLILGFYGSVDLTLGPNCSRNLQANPLFVQDIKLKADEESSKHGPMLYGFYEPPLLDVLTKWSVTRNVSVPSNFHQEWIYYLNKGSHIEISYDVKLHGSYPLILVIAQGKESLVQWMEQPSHPNTTLSWSLIHGNGKIQQTIEKPSDYYIAVGNLNNIETEVELIFNIQSITYNTSGAYYKCSLNHRICSLNLFLERTNVAILTTPTPDPSMQIDEWYFKLTYGPRWLTYFVGSGVMTILIFVGFQVFSTSQNYSQDGTAHQTINTTTERSPLLSNKDDDDQSLGSSYESVSHDEEDINEPPEAGADLPKDSEIDNFQHLCTICCDVHRDCFFLPCGHCVVCFACGTRILDEAGTCPICRRKIKKVRKIFTI, from the exons ATGGAGACCACTACCTTTCTCTTCCTCCCTCTTTCTCACCCTTCACTTCCTTCCTCCTCAGCCTCCTCGCCGCCGTCATCACCGCCACCTCCACCGCCGCCACCTCCCCCTTCGACGACTCCGACCGTCTCCCATCGTATGAATATACTGGTTACCAACGTTCCGTCGTGGCAGATCAACGACGACGCTTGGTCCTGCTTGGTCATCCTCCTCACGTTTTGGTTCTTCG CAGCTTCGATGACATTGATCCTTGGCTTTTACGGCTCCGTCGACCTCACCCTCGGCCCCAATTGCTCCCGGAATCTGCAGGCAAATCCCTTGTTTGTGCAGGATATAAAG CTGAAAGCGGACGAGGAGTCGTCGAAGCACGGGCCGATGCTTTACGGGTTTTACGAGCCTCCGCTGCTTGACGTATTGACTAAATGGTCAGTGACTCGAAATGTGTCCGTCCCCTCAAACTTTCACCAG GAATGGATATACTATCTCAACAAAGGCTCACATATCGAGATTTCTTATGATGTGAAATTGCATGGCTCATACCCGTTGATCCTAGTCATCGCCCAAG GAAAGGAAAGCCTTGTTCAATGGATGGAACAACCATCACATCCTAATACCACATTGTCATGGTCTCTTATTCATG GAAATGGAAAAATTCAGCAAACTATTGAAAAACCTTCTGATTATTACATTGCTGTGGGTAACTTAAACAATATAGAAACGGAG GTTGAGCTGATCTTCAACATTCAGTCTATCACGTACAACACATCTGGGGCGTATTATAAATGTTCACTGAATCATAGGATCTGctctttgaatttgttcttagAAAGGACCAATGTTGCAATTCTTACAACTCCAACTCCTGATCCA AGTATGCAGATTGATGAATGGTACTTTAAGCTGACATATGGGCCTCGATGGCTGACTTATTTTGTTGGATCAG GTGTGATGACTATACTAATTTTTGTGGGGTTCCAAGTATTTAGCACTTCACAGAATTACTCTCAGGATGGTACTGCTCATCAAACAATAAATACCACAACGGAGAGGAGCCCCCTGCTCTCTAACAAGGATGATGATGATCAGAGCTTAGGATCATCATATGAATCTGTTTCCCACGACGAGGAAGATATCAATGAACCTCCTGAGGCAGGAGCAGACCTGCCCAAGGACAGTGAAATTGACAACTTCCAACACCTCTGCACCATTTGCTGTGATGTTCACAGGGACTGTTTTTTTCTTCCTTGTGGGCATTGTGTAGTGTGCTTTGCCTGTGGAACAAG gatctTGGATGAGGCTGGCACATGTCCAATCTGCCGGAGGAAGATAAAGAAAGTAAGGAAAATCTTTACTATTTGA